The following are encoded together in the Phaseolus vulgaris cultivar G19833 chromosome 9, P. vulgaris v2.0, whole genome shotgun sequence genome:
- the LOC137822986 gene encoding uncharacterized acetyltransferase At3g50280-like codes for MMDSPILQRVSECFIKAKHSTQKSNQICHLTPWDIAMLSAHYIQKGLLYKKPEPLVNQHDFIENLLEKLKHSLSLTLSHFYPLSGRLVTHKTKDPPFYAVFVDCTNNSGVKFIHATLDMTISDILSPLDVPPIVQSLFDHDRALNHDGHTMPLLSIQVTELLDGVFLGCSMNHCIGDGTSYWNFFNTWSEIFQAQGHEHDVPISHPPIHNRWFPNDCVPPINLPFKHHEEFISRYEAPLMRERIFHFSAESIAKLKAKANSECNTTKISSFQSLSALVWRCITRARRLGPDQKTSCKLSTNNRRRMEPPLAEEYFGNSIHTLGAGTARSGELLGNGLGWAAWKLHLAVVNHNDRVVLGWVREWLECPLIYQLGRYFDPYCVMMGSSPRFNMYGNEFGMGKALAVRSGYANKFDGKVTSYPGHEGGGSVDLEVCLSPLVMTALESDQEFMDSASSPSNTH; via the coding sequence ATGATGGATAGTCCTATCTTACAACGGGTCTCAGAATGCTTCATCAAAGCAAAACACTCCACCCAAAAATCAAACCAAATCTGCCACTTAACACCTTGGGATATTGCCATGTTATCTGCACACTATATCCAAAAGGGTCTTCTCTACAAGAAGCCTGAACCACTTGTTAATCAACATGATTTCATAGAGAATCTGTTGGAGAAGCTCAAACACTCTCTTTCGCTCACCCTCTCCCATTTCTATCCATTGTCTGGTCGTCTTGTCACTCACAAAACCAAAGACCCTCCCTTCTATGCTGTTTTCGTCGATTGCACAAATAATTCTGGAGTCAAATTCATCCATGCAACTTTAGATATGACCATATCTGATATCCTCTCCCCGCTTGATGTCCCACCCATTGTTCAATCATTGTTTGATCACGACAGAGCACTCAACCACGATGGTCACACCATGCCGCTCTTGTCCATCCAAGTCACTGAACTACTGGATGGTGTTTTCCTAGGTTGTTCTATGAACCACTGTATTGGTGATGGCACTTCTTATTGGAATTTCTTCAACACGTGGTCCGAGATCTTTCAAGCTCAAGGCCACGAACATGATGTTCCCATATCCCACCCTCCCATTCACAATCGCTGGTTTCCGAATGATTGCGTTCCACCAATCAATCTTCCTTTCAAACACCACGAGGAGTTTATCAGCAGGTATGAAGCACCCTTGATGAGAGAGAGAATATTCCACTTTTCAGCAGAGTCTATTGCAAAACTGAAAGCAAAAGCCAACTCGGAATGCAATACCACAAAAATCTCTTCCTTCCAATCACTGTCAGCGCTTGTTTGGAGATGCATAACTCGGGCGCGGCGCTTGGGGCCTGATCAGAAAACAAGTTGCAAGTTATCGACAAACAACCGAAGAAGAATGGAACCGCCTCTGGCTGAGGAGTACTTTGGAAACTCGATTCATACGCTGGGTGCAGGAACAGCCAGGTCAGGGGAATTGCTTGGGAATGGTCTGGGATGGGCAGCATGGAAGTTGCACCTTGCTGTTGTAAACCATAACGACAGAGTGGTGTTGGGATGGGTGAGAGAGTGGTTAGAGTGTCCTCTGATATATCAACTTGGTCGGTATTTTGACCCCTACTGTGTGATGATGGGAAGCTCACCCAGATTCAACATGTATGGTAATGAGTTTGGAATGGGAAAAGCACTCGCAGTTAGAAGTGGGTATGCCAACAAATTTGATGGAAAAGTTACGTCGTATCCAGGCCATGAAGGAGGAGGAAGCGTAGATTTAGAAGTATGTCTTTCGCCACTTGTAATGACAGCACTAGAATCAGATCAAGAGTTCATGGACTCAGCTTCTTCACCTTCCAATACTCACTAA
- the LOC137822223 gene encoding uncharacterized protein, whose translation MLIVNLNIRGLGGSIKARYLRHIIAREGANFACIQETKVSAITDARCFNLWGDNNVGWLHYGGDNGSGSLLSLWHKEAFCYDTHVMGKGYIVVYGKHVKINCRCVVVNVYAACSLSDKIVLWKELSDLKKASSDVVWCFCGDFNAIRKNGKRKGVSMRDSNTSEMRDFNCFIEANLLFEIPLVSKPFTWFNSNGKAKSRLDKVLVTEEWMQT comes from the coding sequence ATGTTGATAGTAAATTTGAATATAAGAGGTTTGGGGGGTAGCATTAAGGCTAGGTACTTGAGACATATTATTGCAAGAGAGGGTGCGAATTTTGCCTGTATTCAAGAAACGAAAGTGAGTGCCATTACGGATGCAAGATGCTTCAATCTATGGGGGGATAATAATGTGGGGTGGTTACATTATGGTGGTGATAATGGTAGTGGAAGCTTGTTATCCTTGTGGCATAAAGAAGCGTTTTGCTACGATACACATGTGATGGGGAAGGGGTACATTGTTGTCTATGGTAAACATGTCAAAATCAACTGCAGATGTGTGGTGGTAAATGTCTACGCTGCCTGTTCCTTAAGTGACAAGATAGTTTTGTGGAAGGAGCTGTCTGATTTAAAAAAGGCCTCCTCAGATGTGGTATGGTGTTTCTGTGGTGACTTTAATGCCATTAGAAAGAATGGAAAGAGGAAAGGTGTTAGTATGAGGGACAGTAATACGAGCGAGATGAGAGATTTTAATTGCTTCATCGAAGCTAATCTTCTGTTTGAAATACCTTTGGTGAGCAAGCCCTTTACTTGGTTTAATTCAAATGGGAAGGCCAAGAGCAGGCTAGACAAAGTGTTGGTAACCGAAGAATGGATGCAAACATGA